The genomic segment ATTACCATATCTTGATCATAGCGACCAGCAACCCGGCGAAGTTAACCAGTCCCACCAGTGCGAGAGCCAATACCCAGGTTTTTGTCGCCATCGTTTGTTCTATCACGCTCAATCTGGTTAGTATACCGTCCTGGCTATCGGAACCGTGAACAGCGTTGTCCAGCCGGCCAACTGTATTCTCCAACCTTCGCATATCGTTTTGCAATTGCCCCACGTCTCTTTGCAAATGCCCCAGGTCTCTTTGCAGTTGCCCCACATCGGTTTACTCCTTGTTGACATGCCATGCCTGTAATCCCATCTAGCAAATATGATGCGGGTATTCTCTAAATGGAATAGACAGAATACCTCCACTGATTCTCGAAGAATAAAAACATTTTTGAAGGCAAGGTAGGTTCCGAGCGGACAACCAGGCACGGATCAAGACAGTGTTGAGGGTCCTGAATCCGCGCGCACGCTCCGGGGATGGCTGGATTCTACCTGCACCAACCGGTCTTCCTCCAGCACGTAACCAGTCAACCGGCCGCCGTAGATACATCCCGAATCCAGGCCGATCACGTAGGGCGAGCCGTCGTCCCGACGCTTGACGACGAGCCCCCCGGGCGCGTCGTGGCCGAATATGATCAGCTTTCCCGATGGATCGTAGGCGTCATGCCATCGCGGTCCCACAAGACCGTCCACGGGCGGCCAGGTCCGGATGACGAGAAACTCGTCCGTAGTAGTGCCTTGCAGGCCTTTTTCAGGATTGATCCCTGCATGGACCAGGAGAAATTCGGACTCGTCTATCCACAGGGGCAGCGATTCAAGCCAGGGGATCAGGGAATCGGCAACCCGTGCGAGTGATTCCAGGGTCTGAAGGTAATCGCGCCATCGCGTGGGAACCGGGGTTCCGGACAAGTGCTTTCGGAGCCGGTCCGGCAGCCGGTAGTCGTGGTTGCCGAGGACCATCCTCGCCCCGGTATCATGGATCAGTGTCCATACATCGACGGGGTCCGGTCCCCTGGTAAAGGCGTCGCCTGTCAGGTAGAGGAGGTCCGTATCCCGTTGGAATTCCAGTTTGGAAAGCAGTTGTTCGAATTCACGGGCGCAGCCGTGAATGTCGCCGATGAACAGGGTTCGCAAGGAGATTCAGGACTCCGGGAAGATCAACACGCGGGTACGAACTGATGGAAACGATGGCCCTCACTAAGTCTACCGGAGGACACGGACGACCGGCAATGTCGTCATCCTGAATGATAACCGTTCGACTAGGGGAGGGTCAAGGGAATGAACCGCGAATTTCCTTTCCTTAAATCGTTGAACGCAGAAAAGCCCCGTACCTGCAACGGGGCTTTTCTTTTTCGCGGGACCGATCGCCCTTTTCAGTGGCCGAGGCTCCTACTTGGGGCGAACGGGAAGACGTTCTAAGGTGACTTGATACAAATGCCAAGACGAGTGTGTCCAGGATGTAGTCTTGTCACACTGTCCTGTCAGGATAATACCGGGAGCCACCCTTGAACTTGGCGAGTGGCCACAACCTTGGCAGGCATGACCACTCACCCATCACAGGACTCTGTCAGTACCCTGGCTACGGGCCCGGATTATCCCGAGATTCGATGGTTATTAAGGAGCCGCAACACCAATCACGAACGAAGTACTCTCAGCACCGTCGGCTGTAGCCGTAACCGATGTTTCGCCGTACGCCGTATTAACATGGCGCTGGTCGAACTCGTAAGTGGCTAGTCCAGCAGCCGCAGTGACCATATCCCTGATCGTTTCGACCTCTACCGCCGGACTTGCACCAGGATCAGCGAGATCGTTGTGTCTATCGAAACTAATGACATCAGTATCGTTGCTCTCAAGCGATATAGCTAGGGTTCGGCCAGGGTCCGTAGTAGCAACCACCCAATTCCCTTCCGCATTTCGCTCTTCCACGCGTATCGTGTAGGTGATCTTGGTGGTACCTTCCAAGGTGTTCGCTGGGTTAAAATTAGCTTCCGTCAGTGCCGGCACGCCGTAGTCATCATGCGTCTTGTCGGTGTTCTTCCGAGCGATATTCAGCGTGTAGTCAGACTTACGGACAGCACGCAACCGATATTGGAAATCTCCAATCGGCGTAACGGTGATCTTAACCGGCTTGCTGGTCTTTCCACCTGATGTTGCCGTGATGGACGTCGAGCCCGCACCATTTGCGGAAACAGTCCCTCCATCGACGGATGCTACCGCGGGGTTGCTGGAAGCCCATTCGAACGAAGCGCCGGCTATTTCGGACGCATCTTTTTCATGCGCCGTAGCCGCCAACTTCACCGAAGACCCCTCGGGTATGACAAGGCTGTAACCGGCATCCTTTGAAGTCTTCTGGGAACCTGGACCGGCTACGAGAACATGGTCTATGGCGCCGGCGACGTTGACATTGATATCTATCTTAATGCCCCGTCCGTCGACCATTAAGGATAACTTGGCTTCACCGGAAAGGCCAGCTTCGATCATGCCGTCTCCATCTATCGACACAACCTCGTCAGAATTAGACGACCATGAAAACATCACGTCAACCATGTCGCCTGATTGAGACGCCGCTTTCGCCGTGAGCATATCCTCGGTACCGGCAATCAGGTTGAGAGGCGACAACTTATTA from the Gemmatimonadota bacterium genome contains:
- a CDS encoding metallophosphoesterase, which encodes MRTLFIGDIHGCAREFEQLLSKLEFQRDTDLLYLTGDAFTRGPDPVDVWTLIHDTGARMVLGNHDYRLPDRLRKHLSGTPVPTRWRDYLQTLESLARVADSLIPWLESLPLWIDESEFLLVHAGINPEKGLQGTTTDEFLVIRTWPPVDGLVGPRWHDAYDPSGKLIIFGHDAPGGLVVKRRDDGSPYVIGLDSGCIYGGRLTGYVLEEDRLVQVESSHPRSVRADSGPSTLS
- a CDS encoding Ig-like domain-containing protein → MHYLIIAVLAFGLSLMGCEGKTGPAGPTGPAGAAGPPGATGSQGPAGQPGAKGDQGPAGQPGAKGDQGDTGPKGDPGPKGDKGDTGDSGIPGGIPDLTTILADVHHITIIRGSNEKKYYYLAPNFDQGGDKKDGTGNKLSPLNLIAGTEDMLTAKAASQSGDMVDVMFSWSSNSDEVVSIDGDGMIEAGLSGEAKLSLMVDGRGIKIDINVNVAGAIDHVLVAGPGSQKTSKDAGYSLVIPEGSSVKLAATAHEKDASEIAGASFEWASSNPAVASVDGGTVSANGAGSTSITATSGGKTSKPVKITVTPIGDFQYRLRAVRKSDYTLNIARKNTDKTHDDYGVPALTEANFNPANTLEGTTKITYTIRVEERNAEGNWVVATTDPGRTLAISLESNDTDVISFDRHNDLADPGASPAVEVETIRDMVTAAAGLATYEFDQRHVNTAYGETSVTATADGAESTSFVIGVAAP